The Oncorhynchus keta strain PuntledgeMale-10-30-2019 chromosome 17, Oket_V2, whole genome shotgun sequence genome has a window encoding:
- the LOC118375416 gene encoding protein mono-ADP-ribosyltransferase PARP16-like isoform X1 has product MVSYMLGMQPPLPPDTVRELVCSCLHRDPVAADLRCSLFVAAAQNYKRDSVLRPYPPRYIRDGDTKEFDELLSDVSSLPGVRELVRLRPGEADHHLALTHWVLSSKSFAVKTLQKDEYAKLCNLTESEGISTPVPDFLFELEYCDQMNAKFEKTRAGRDLFYAFHGSRLENFHSIIHNGLHCHLNKTSLFGEGTYLTSDLSMAVLYSPHGNGWRDSLLGPLLSCVAVCEVIDHPDVKCQVKRKDSETIDRQRSRARNSEGGEVPQKYFVVTNNQLLRVKYLLVYSQRRHLSRHSRGRSWLVRHHFAIMMSLYLLLLIFIGAFNSTTFLSFWNRLFR; this is encoded by the exons ATGGTTTCATACA TGTTGGGAATGCAGCCACCACTCCCACCGGATACAGTCAGAGAGCTGGTGTGTTCCTGTCTTCACAGGGACCCAGTAGCCGCTGATCTGAGATGCAGCCTGTTTGTGGCAGCTGCTCAGAACTACAAGCGGGACTCAGTTCTCAGACCCTATCCCCCCAGATACATCCGAGACGGAGACACCAAGGAGTTTGATGAGCTG CTGTCAGATGTCAGCAGTTTGCCTGGTGTGAGGGAGCTGGTGAGACTGAGACCTGGTGAAGCTGACCATCATCTGGCCCTCACACACTGGGTTCTCTCCTCCAAGAGCTTCGCTGTGAAAACACTACAGAAAGACGAG TATGCCAAGCTGTGTAACCTGACGGAGAGTGAGGGGATCTCCACGCCTGTTCCAGACTTCCTGTTTGAGCTGGAGTACTGCGACCAGATGAACGCCAAGTTTGAGAAGACACGGGCGGGACGCGACCTCTTCTATGCATTCCACGGCAGCCGACTGGAGAACTTCCATTCTATCATCCACAACGGACTACACTGCCACCTCAACAAG ACGTCGTTGTTCGGAGAGGGCACCTACCTCACCAGTGACCTCAGCATGGCGGTCCTCTACAGTCCCCATGGCAACGGTTGGCGTGACAGTCTCCTGGGACCGTTGCTAAGCTGTGTCGCCGTGTGTGAGGTCATCGACCACCCAGACGTTAAGTGCCAGGTGAAGAGGAAAG ACTCGGAGACCATTGACCGTCAGCGCTCCAGAGCCAGGaacagtgaaggaggagaggtccCTCAGAAGTACTTTGTGGTCACCAACAATCAGCTGCTCCGAGTCAAATACCTGCTAGTGTACTCTCAGAGAAGACACCTGTCCAG ACATTCCCGGGGCAGGTCATGGCTGGTTAGACATCACTTTGCCATTATGATGAGTCTCTATCTGCTGCTACTCATCTTCATCGGTGCCTTCAACTCCACCACATTCCTCTCCTTCTGGAACAGGCTTTTCCGGTGA
- the LOC118375416 gene encoding protein mono-ADP-ribosyltransferase PARP16-like isoform X2 → MQPPLPPDTVRELVCSCLHRDPVAADLRCSLFVAAAQNYKRDSVLRPYPPRYIRDGDTKEFDELLSDVSSLPGVRELVRLRPGEADHHLALTHWVLSSKSFAVKTLQKDEYAKLCNLTESEGISTPVPDFLFELEYCDQMNAKFEKTRAGRDLFYAFHGSRLENFHSIIHNGLHCHLNKTSLFGEGTYLTSDLSMAVLYSPHGNGWRDSLLGPLLSCVAVCEVIDHPDVKCQVKRKDSETIDRQRSRARNSEGGEVPQKYFVVTNNQLLRVKYLLVYSQRRHLSRHSRGRSWLVRHHFAIMMSLYLLLLIFIGAFNSTTFLSFWNRLFR, encoded by the exons ATGCAGCCACCACTCCCACCGGATACAGTCAGAGAGCTGGTGTGTTCCTGTCTTCACAGGGACCCAGTAGCCGCTGATCTGAGATGCAGCCTGTTTGTGGCAGCTGCTCAGAACTACAAGCGGGACTCAGTTCTCAGACCCTATCCCCCCAGATACATCCGAGACGGAGACACCAAGGAGTTTGATGAGCTG CTGTCAGATGTCAGCAGTTTGCCTGGTGTGAGGGAGCTGGTGAGACTGAGACCTGGTGAAGCTGACCATCATCTGGCCCTCACACACTGGGTTCTCTCCTCCAAGAGCTTCGCTGTGAAAACACTACAGAAAGACGAG TATGCCAAGCTGTGTAACCTGACGGAGAGTGAGGGGATCTCCACGCCTGTTCCAGACTTCCTGTTTGAGCTGGAGTACTGCGACCAGATGAACGCCAAGTTTGAGAAGACACGGGCGGGACGCGACCTCTTCTATGCATTCCACGGCAGCCGACTGGAGAACTTCCATTCTATCATCCACAACGGACTACACTGCCACCTCAACAAG ACGTCGTTGTTCGGAGAGGGCACCTACCTCACCAGTGACCTCAGCATGGCGGTCCTCTACAGTCCCCATGGCAACGGTTGGCGTGACAGTCTCCTGGGACCGTTGCTAAGCTGTGTCGCCGTGTGTGAGGTCATCGACCACCCAGACGTTAAGTGCCAGGTGAAGAGGAAAG ACTCGGAGACCATTGACCGTCAGCGCTCCAGAGCCAGGaacagtgaaggaggagaggtccCTCAGAAGTACTTTGTGGTCACCAACAATCAGCTGCTCCGAGTCAAATACCTGCTAGTGTACTCTCAGAGAAGACACCTGTCCAG ACATTCCCGGGGCAGGTCATGGCTGGTTAGACATCACTTTGCCATTATGATGAGTCTCTATCTGCTGCTACTCATCTTCATCGGTGCCTTCAACTCCACCACATTCCTCTCCTTCTGGAACAGGCTTTTCCGGTGA
- the LOC118375416 gene encoding protein mono-ADP-ribosyltransferase PARP16-like isoform X3, with the protein MVSYMLGMQPPLPPDTVRELVCSCLHRDPVAADLRCSLFVAAAQNYKRDSVLRPYPPRYIRDGDTKEFDELLSDVSSLPGVRELVRLRPGEADHHLALTHWVLSSKSFAVKTLQKDEYAKLCNLTESEGISTPVPDFLFELEYCDQMNAKFEKTRAGRDLFYAFHGSRLENFHSIIHNGLHCHLNKTSLFGEGTYLTSDLSMAVLYSPHGNGWRDSLLGPLLSCVAVCEVIDHPDVKCQTRRPLTVSAPEPGTVKEERSLRSTLWSPTISCSESNTC; encoded by the exons ATGGTTTCATACA TGTTGGGAATGCAGCCACCACTCCCACCGGATACAGTCAGAGAGCTGGTGTGTTCCTGTCTTCACAGGGACCCAGTAGCCGCTGATCTGAGATGCAGCCTGTTTGTGGCAGCTGCTCAGAACTACAAGCGGGACTCAGTTCTCAGACCCTATCCCCCCAGATACATCCGAGACGGAGACACCAAGGAGTTTGATGAGCTG CTGTCAGATGTCAGCAGTTTGCCTGGTGTGAGGGAGCTGGTGAGACTGAGACCTGGTGAAGCTGACCATCATCTGGCCCTCACACACTGGGTTCTCTCCTCCAAGAGCTTCGCTGTGAAAACACTACAGAAAGACGAG TATGCCAAGCTGTGTAACCTGACGGAGAGTGAGGGGATCTCCACGCCTGTTCCAGACTTCCTGTTTGAGCTGGAGTACTGCGACCAGATGAACGCCAAGTTTGAGAAGACACGGGCGGGACGCGACCTCTTCTATGCATTCCACGGCAGCCGACTGGAGAACTTCCATTCTATCATCCACAACGGACTACACTGCCACCTCAACAAG ACGTCGTTGTTCGGAGAGGGCACCTACCTCACCAGTGACCTCAGCATGGCGGTCCTCTACAGTCCCCATGGCAACGGTTGGCGTGACAGTCTCCTGGGACCGTTGCTAAGCTGTGTCGCCGTGTGTGAGGTCATCGACCACCCAGACGTTAAGTGCCAG ACTCGGAGACCATTGACCGTCAGCGCTCCAGAGCCAGGaacagtgaaggaggagaggtccCTCAGAAGTACTTTGTGGTCACCAACAATCAGCTGCTCCGAGTCAAATACCTGCTAG